The genomic window GATAAGATCGGTATTTCGGGCTTCACCGGCGCTGGCTACCCCAAGGCACTGCCCACGGCGATCGCTAATCGCGCCAAGGAAGCACACGATCGTGGTGAAGAGTTCATGATCGACTTGTTCACCGGTGCTTCCACCGCTCCGGACTGCGATGGTGTTCTGGCGGAGGCCGACGCGATTCGCTTCCGTACCCCTTATCAGTCCGACCCGATCCTGCGTAGCAAGATCAACGACGGCACCACCTACTACATGGACTACCACCTTTCGGAGTCCGGCCTGTACGTCGAGCAGGGCTTCTTCGGGCAGATGAATGTGGCAATTGTGGAAGCTGTGCGCATCACCGAAGAAGGCCACATTGTTCCTTCCTCGTCCATCGGTAACAACGTTGAGTACCTAGACAACGCCGAGAAGATCATCATTGAGGTCAACTCCTGGCAGTCCGAAGAACTTGAGGGCATGGCGGATATCTACCGCATCAACCGTCTGCCGAACCGCCAGCCCATCCCGATCACCGCTCCCGAGCAGCGCATCGGGTCCACTTACATCGACATCGACCTGGACAAGGTTGTAGCAGTGGTCGAGACCGACGCCCCGGACCGCAACGCCCCCTTCAAGCCCGTCGATGAGACCTCTAAGAAGATCGCCGGCCACTTCCTCGACTTCCTTGAGGGCGAAGTTGCTGCTGGCCGCCTCACCTACGACGGCTACATCATGCAGTCCGGCGTGGGTAACGTGCCGAACGCTGTGATGGCGGGTCTGCTTGACTCCAAGTTCGAGAACATCAAGGCCTACACCGAGGTGATTCAGGACGGCATGGTCGACCTGATCGACGCCGGCAAGATGACCGTCGCTTCCGCTACCTCCTTCTCGCTTTCTCCTGAGTATGCAGAGAAGATGAACAACGAGGCGTCCCGCTACGCCAAGCAGATCATTCTGCGCCCGCAGCAGATCTCGAACCACCCCGAGGTCGTGCGTCGCCTGGGCTTGATCTGCACCAACGGCCTGATCGAGGCCGACATCTACGGCAACGTGAACTCCACCAACGTCATCGGTTCCCGCATGATGAACGGCGTGGGCGGCTCTGCGGACTTCACCCGCAACGGCCTGGTTTCTTCCTTCATCACGCCCTCCGACGCCAAGGGTGGCGACATCTCCGCCATCGTGCCCATGGTCTCCCACGTCGACCACACTGAGCAGGACGTCAAGGTCATCATCACCGAGTACGGTTACGCCGACCTGCGTGGCCTGGCACCTCGCCAGAAGGTGCAGAAGATGATCGCTCTGGCTCACCCGGATTACCGTCCGCTGCTGGAGGAGTACTACGAGCGCGCTCTGAAGATCGCTGAGGAGAAGAAGATCATGCAGACGCCTCACGACCTGGCGAACGCCCTGTCCTTCCACCAGCGTTTCCAGGAGACTGGCTCCATGAAGCTCGGCTAAGACGCTTCGCTAGCTTTTCGACGAAAGGTCCCACGCATCGCACGTTCAACGCGGTTCGTGGGGCGTTTTCGTGGCCGTTTTGAAACGCACAAAATTGGTGATGTAGACTGCTGGAAGTGGCTAAGCATTTGGTCACGGGCCTTTAGCTCAGTTGGTAGAGCTACGGACTTTTAATCCGCAGGTCCCGGGTTCGAGCCCCGGAGGGCCCACTACTGAAATAGCACCCCAATATAGGGGTGCTATTTTTCCGTCTATACACAATGTGACCTGCGCTCTATGTGCGGTGGTCCTTCGATCCCTCAGGAAGGAAGAGTCATTTTGATCGACGCCTAAATTCAACTGATCCAGCACATCCAGAACCTGGGCAACATGCTGCCTGCAGGCCCGTACGGCGATGCTTTTCGTGACGGGTTCTGGCCCGCGTTCTGGGACGGTCTCGACGGCTAGAATCCTGCCCCTGCGCAGGCGTTTTGTGTTCTGGCAGAGTTCAAGTATAGTTCTTTCCAGTCACAAAGCGCGCAGCGCTGGTGTACTCGCTCCCATCGTCTAGGGGCCTAGGACACCGCCCTTTCACGGCGGCGACACGGGTTCGAATCCCGTTGGGAGTACAGCCATCACCCCACAAAATGAATTGCGGGGCAGTGTGGCATGTTTAGGCCCTGTGGCGCAGTTGGTTAGCGCGCCGCCCTGTCACGGCGGAGGTCGCGGGTTCAAGTCCCGTCAGGGTCGCAAAACATCGCAGCAGCATCCTGATTTGAGGGTGCTGCTTTTGCGTTGCGTGGGCGTCGAAAAGCTTAGGCGCGAAGTTCTTCCAAGGCTTCAGGAGATTCCGGAAGGATCTGACCTCCATCAACGATGATGCTCTGCCCGGTAACGTAGCGCGCCGGGGGAGATGCCAAGAACGCGACCGCCCCACCAATGTCCTCCGGAGTTCCCAGGGTGCCCATCGGGACGCTGCGAGCCATTTGAGTCAGATACTCCTCTCCCATGGCCTTGAGTCCCGGAGTGAGGATGTTGCCGGGCAGCACCGCGTTAATGCGAATCCCCTTCGGAGCGAGCTCGATGGCGGCGGAGCGCACAAACCCCATCTGCGCGGCTTTCGTGGCGCCGTAATGTGCCCAGCGAGGGTAGCCGGTGATATTGCCTGTGATTGAGGAAGTCACAACGATGGCTGCGTTCTCTGTGTGCTCAAGGTGTGGCATGGCAGCGCGCACGACGTGAAGCATGCCCTTGACGTTGATGTTGAAGATTGCGTCGAAGTCTTCGTCGCTCATTTCCTCAATACTTGACTGCGGATACACGCCTGCGTTGCATGCCACGATATCGAGGCCGCTCAACTTCTGCGCCGCCTGCTCGACAACCTTTCGGCATTCGTCAAGTTTGCGCACGTCGAGCTGCAAAGCTTTGAATCCCGATTGCTCTGCTGACTCACATTCTTCCTCGGTGACGCCGGTGACGATCACTTGGGCACCCTGCTCCCGCAAGACTTTTGCAATGCCCGCACCAATGCCGATAGTGCCACCAATGACGATCGCTTTTCTTTGCTCCAGCAACATGATTCCTCCTTGTACAAAGCTTGTATGCCTACTTTCAACGCTAGTGAAATATGTCTTGACGTGCAGATTTGTGCGTTATTCTTCTGCCTGTGTAAAGTAAAGCCTCGTTGCAGATTGTGCAGGTGAACGCCGGTACTTGCAGCAAATAAGGCCCTGTGGCGCAGTTGGTTAGCGCGCCGCCCTGTCACGGCGGAGGTCGCGGGTTCAAGTCCCGTCAGGGTCGCTCGGTTACTTCGGTAGCCAGTGGCGCGGTAGCTCAGTTGGTAGAGCGTCCGCCTGAAAAGTGGAAGGTCACCAGTTCGATCCTGGTCCGTGCCACACTTTGCCCCAGCCTTATGGTTGGGGCATTTTTCTTTCTGCTTCTAATCGTTTCCGGCATACTGGGAGCTATCGCTGTCCCAGAAACGAAGGAGCAATACCTTGTCCGAAACACACACCGAAGTTCGCCATGAAGTTGTGCAGAGCCGCTACGCCATTTTCCTCGGTGAAGACCTTGCAGGCTTTGCTGAGTACGTAGAAAACGACGGCGTGCGGGACTTCAACCACACCGTCGTGCTTGAGGATTTCCAGGGCAAGGGGCTTTCTAAGCCACTGATCCGCGAGGCTCTGGAAGATACTCGCGAGCACGGTCTCAAGGTCCGGCCCACGTGTTCCGCGGTGGAGCACTTCATTGCTAAGAACCCAGAATTTGAGGATCTGCGGGCCTAGTCGCAGCAAAGCCGCCACGAAGGGCGGCTTCTCTACTTACTTGCTTTTCGACGTCCCCCGTGCGCGTCCTAAATGTAGTAGTCAGGATCGACGAGTTTGATGCATTCGCCGTCCTTGCGCGGACGCGCCTTCGCCGGGATGCCCACGGCGATGTGTTTGGCTGGCACGTCCTTTGTCACTACCGCGTTCGCACCGATGGCTGATCCTTCGCCGATGGTGATGGGGCCCAGCACCTTTGCACCAGCACCAATGGTGACGTTGTCTTCGATGGTGGGGTGACGCTTCGTTTGCGTAAGTACCTGCCCGCCAAGGGTCACCCCATGGTACAGCATGACGCCTTCGCCAATCTCGGCGGTTTCGCCGATGACGATGCCCATGCCGTGGTCGATGAAGAATCGCCTGCCGATGGTTGCACCTGGGTGAATCTCAATGCCGGTGAAAAACCGGGTGGCCTGGGCAAGGATTCGGGCGGGGCCTTTAACGTCGCGTAGCCAGAGCCAGTGCGCCACGCGGTGGGCCCAGATGGCCTGGAGTCCCGAGTACACGATCGCGTTTTCAACTTCGCCACGCGCCGCAGGATCGTGTTCGCGTGCGTTTTTTAAATCCTCGCGAATCGTGTTCAGGATGTGTTTCATGGTGAATAAACCTATCAGTAGTGAGGCTGGGGGAGCAGTGGAAAGCCCCGAAAGGCCATGACCTTCCGGGGCTGAACTGCAGAATTTTTAGTCACGGATGTCTTCGAAGAGCACCGTGGAGACGTAGCGCTCGCCGTAGTCGCACACCACGGTCACGATCGTCTTGTCCTTGTTTTCCTCGCGCGAAGCGAGCTCCAAAGCAGCCTTCACGTTGGCGCCGGTGGAAATGCCTCCCAAGATGCCCTCCTCGGCGGCGAGTTTGCGGGAGGTTGCTACGGCGTCCTCGTTGGAGACGGTAAGCACACCATCGTAGACCTTCTGGTTGAGCACCTCTGGGATGAAGTTGGCGCCCAGACCCTGGATTTTGTGCGGACCCGCCTTGCCGGTGGTCAGCAGCGCGGAAGCCTCCGGCTCTACCGCGTAGATCTGGATATCGTCCTTGCGGTCACGCAAAACCTCACCGACACCGGTGACGGTGCCGCCGGTGCCAACGCCGGCGACAAAGATATCGATCTCGCCGTCGGTATCACGCCAAATTTCCTCTGCGGTGGTCTTGCGGTGGATCTCCGGGTTTGCTGCGTTAGCGAATTGGCGTGCAAGAATCGCGTTCTCGCGCTCCTCCACAATCTCGTTGGCCTTGTCCACTGCGCCCTGCATACCAGCAGCGCCTGGGGTGAGCACGATTTCTGCGCCGTAGGCACGAAGCATCACGCGGCGCTCCAAGGACATGGTCTCGGGCATGGTCAGAACTACGTTGTAGCCGCGTGCGGCGCCAACCAGCGCAAGGGCGATGCCTGTATTGCCGGAAGTGGCCTCCACGATCGTGCCGCCGGGCTTGAGCTCGCCTGAGGCCTCGGCTGCGTCTACGATCGCCTTGCCGATGCGATCTTTCACTGAATTTGCGGGGTTGAAGGATTCAATCTTGACCAAAACATTGCCCGGCAGATCCTTGCTCAGGCGGTTGAGGCGAACCAAGGGGGTATTGCCGATGGTCTCCAAGATGTCGTTGTAGATCTGTGCCATGAAGAATGCTCCTTTTGTTTTGAGTTGCGTTCAAGAGTTTAGCGCCCCTGCAAGCAAAATGCTAGACCGATTCGTCTACCGTAGCATACTGGTCGGTCTAGTGATCGTCTCTAGCGATACTGGTGAAAATTGTCACAAGAAGCGCCGCTGTTCATGCCCGGCAGTCGGAGAGAATCGGGCGCAGCCACCCAGGATTCTCTGTGTTTTTCGTTAG from Corynebacterium gerontici includes these protein-coding regions:
- a CDS encoding GNAT family N-acetyltransferase — translated: MSETHTEVRHEVVQSRYAIFLGEDLAGFAEYVENDGVRDFNHTVVLEDFQGKGLSKPLIREALEDTREHGLKVRPTCSAVEHFIAKNPEFEDLRA
- the epsC gene encoding serine O-acetyltransferase EpsC, whose translation is MKHILNTIREDLKNAREHDPAARGEVENAIVYSGLQAIWAHRVAHWLWLRDVKGPARILAQATRFFTGIEIHPGATIGRRFFIDHGMGIVIGETAEIGEGVMLYHGVTLGGQVLTQTKRHPTIEDNVTIGAGAKVLGPITIGEGSAIGANAVVTKDVPAKHIAVGIPAKARPRKDGECIKLVDPDYYI
- a CDS encoding acetyl-CoA hydrolase/transferase family protein; the protein is MSRIGNAQLKNKVMTAEEAAELINHGDKIGISGFTGAGYPKALPTAIANRAKEAHDRGEEFMIDLFTGASTAPDCDGVLAEADAIRFRTPYQSDPILRSKINDGTTYYMDYHLSESGLYVEQGFFGQMNVAIVEAVRITEEGHIVPSSSIGNNVEYLDNAEKIIIEVNSWQSEELEGMADIYRINRLPNRQPIPITAPEQRIGSTYIDIDLDKVVAVVETDAPDRNAPFKPVDETSKKIAGHFLDFLEGEVAAGRLTYDGYIMQSGVGNVPNAVMAGLLDSKFENIKAYTEVIQDGMVDLIDAGKMTVASATSFSLSPEYAEKMNNEASRYAKQIILRPQQISNHPEVVRRLGLICTNGLIEADIYGNVNSTNVIGSRMMNGVGGSADFTRNGLVSSFITPSDAKGGDISAIVPMVSHVDHTEQDVKVIITEYGYADLRGLAPRQKVQKMIALAHPDYRPLLEEYYERALKIAEEKKIMQTPHDLANALSFHQRFQETGSMKLG
- the fabG gene encoding 3-oxoacyl-ACP reductase FabG; its protein translation is MLLEQRKAIVIGGTIGIGAGIAKVLREQGAQVIVTGVTEEECESAEQSGFKALQLDVRKLDECRKVVEQAAQKLSGLDIVACNAGVYPQSSIEEMSDEDFDAIFNINVKGMLHVVRAAMPHLEHTENAAIVVTSSITGNITGYPRWAHYGATKAAQMGFVRSAAIELAPKGIRINAVLPGNILTPGLKAMGEEYLTQMARSVPMGTLGTPEDIGGAVAFLASPPARYVTGQSIIVDGGQILPESPEALEELRA
- the cysK gene encoding cysteine synthase A, producing MAQIYNDILETIGNTPLVRLNRLSKDLPGNVLVKIESFNPANSVKDRIGKAIVDAAEASGELKPGGTIVEATSGNTGIALALVGAARGYNVVLTMPETMSLERRVMLRAYGAEIVLTPGAAGMQGAVDKANEIVEERENAILARQFANAANPEIHRKTTAEEIWRDTDGEIDIFVAGVGTGGTVTGVGEVLRDRKDDIQIYAVEPEASALLTTGKAGPHKIQGLGANFIPEVLNQKVYDGVLTVSNEDAVATSRKLAAEEGILGGISTGANVKAALELASREENKDKTIVTVVCDYGERYVSTVLFEDIRD